A segment of the Prochlorococcus marinus CUG1416 genome:
TCCCAATTATCTCCATATTCCTGAGGCATTTGAACGGCAATATCATTTTTATCAGGATATGTTGAGGGTAATTTCATGAATCCTTTTTCATTAATTAGTATTGATGAGAATTGTTTAAAATATCCTATATTCTTATTCCAACCTCTGGTTAAATCATTTTCAGGTGTAGTGTATTTGTTAGCCCATAATGAATCCTTCCTAATATATTTATGAAAAGAACTAAAATGCATTGCATGGGTACAATTTAATTTGTTTGCTTGAGAAGTTAATAAGAATCCAGGAGCAGGTTTTGTAGCGGCAATAGGCTCAATAAATCTGCTTTTCTCATCATAAATATTTATCATGTCTGCATCCCCATATCCCGCTAACTTTAATAGCAATGAGCTTTTACTTTTTGCCACTTCTTTTTTAATGAAATTCATCGAGGGGTCCCAACTTGTATCATTTGAGTTGATAACAAGATTTTGTTTAAATCTTATTAGAAGAATAGAATCCACTGTAGATAAAATTGGGAAAGTAGCAATATCTAAATCATCTTCAATATTTATAAATTGTCTGGGAGGAAGAATTACAACTTTCATACCCGCCCTTCTCAAATCTTCAGCCACCCTATTGCAATATTGATAACTAAGCAAAATTGTTTTTTCTCTAGCTTTTAACTTTAATAGACTTCTTAAGTTAAGATGATCAGGATGAAAATGTGATATCCATATAAAAGGAACTTTTTGGAGTAATTCAAAATGAAACTTTGGTATCTTATGACTAGTACACCAAGATCCAAAATAGGCTGTATGTATATCTAACCAAGGATCAGTTGCCAAAATAGGGACTGAATTTTTTTCTAAAATTAATGTCGCATTCCCACATGTATGAAGTCTGAGTTCAGACAATTTTTTAACCTAAATCTCTATTAATTAAATTATAAAGTCTTACAATAAAGCGATCAACAAAAATAATAATAGAATGTTAAATATTAGGCTATTTATATTTTTAATAACTATAAAAATAAAGATGTCAAATACTTTAGTTCAAAAAATCAGATTAGATTGCAATATATGTAAAAGGGACTAATACCTGAACAACACTTACCATTAAAATTATAAGAATTAGGATTATAACCGCAGTTATCAAAGCGGCTTGATTAGGAGTAGAGTTTTTCCAAGTAGATATAACAATATGTTTAAGGAGCCTGAAAATTTTTCATTATTTTATTTTTTCATAGACAAACCAAGTTTGTAGATATCTAATTAAGTATATAAATGCAATTTAAAGAAATTTTATATTTAATTTTTAATGCAAATTTAACTTTCATTGCAATCTACTAAAGATTTTTGCACTGCAGATAGTATATAATTATTAAAATTTTTAGAAAAAATTGACGCCATATCTACTTGAATTTTTAATTGATCCTGCAACTGGAGAAAAACTTACTTTAGAGAATCCTATATATGATTCTTTTGGGAACATAGAATCTGGGATCCTAAACTCAATATCTGGTAATAACTATCAAATAATTAGAGGAGTGCCTCGTTTTTTAGAAAACCTTTCTGTAAAAACAGCCGCAGCATTTGGTGATGAGTGGAATTTTTTTAATTTCGAACAGTTTAAAGAAAATTGGTTAAAGCACGTCGTAAAAAATACTTTTGGTAGCGTTAATATCTTCAAAGATAATATTATTATTGATGCTGGATGTGGAAGCGGTGCTCAAGCAAAATGGTTTTTAGAATACGGAGCATCTCATGTATTTCTTATGGATTTATCTCATTCAGTCGATGATGTAGTTAAAAGAAACCTTTCTGGAGTTGATCCTACAAGATTTGATATTATTCAGTGCAGTATAGATGCACCCCCCTTTATGCCAATGAGTTTTAAAGGGTTAGTTTATTGTCATAATGTAATTCAACATACTCCTTCTGTAGAAAAAACAGCTAATTCTCTATATAACTTGTTAGCACCAGGAGGAGAATTTGTTTTTAATTGTTATTCCACTAATGACCATAATTTAGTAACCTGGATAAGGTTTAACTTTATATATAAACCTTTAAGATTTACTTTAAGGAGATTACCTTTCAAATTAAGATTATTATATTCTAGGATAGTTGCATCCTTAAAAATATTACCCTTGATTGGTTTTTTATTAGAGAAAAGTGGATTTGTAATACAGGGAGATGTGCCAATAATTAAAGGTGAAAGTCCTATTAAGCGATTTAAGAGAGCATTTAGACTTTCTGTTTTAAATACTTTTGATGCATTTGGAGGTCATACTTACCAATGGCATAAATCAGATGAAGAAATTAAATCTATAATATATTCCTTTGAACCTAAACCCACAAAAATATTAAATACAGCAAAATATTTTCAGAAGCCAAGGCGCCCTATTGGTTGTGCACTGAGAATATTTAGATAATTTTGAGTAACGAATTTTTACTAGGATTATCTTGTTTTTATCACGATAGTGCAGCAGCATTGATTTGTAATGGTGAAATCATATCTGCAGTACAAGAAGAGAGATTTTCAAGAAAAAAGCATGACTCAAGATTCCCATATAATGCTATTAAGTATTGTTTAAAATCAAATAATATAAACCTGAAAGATATAAAAAATATTGTTTATTATGAAAAACCACTTCTTACATTTGAAAGACTTTTAGAAACCTACCTTGCCGCATCTCCAAGAGGTGGAAGATCTTTTGTAGCAGCAATGCAAGTATGGTTAAAAGAAAAACTTTTTTTAAAATCAGAACTAAAGAAAAAATTTAAAGATATTCAGAAAGAAATTATTAATAATGAAGATCCATATATTCCTGAGATTCTTTTTGCTGAGCATCATCAATCACATGCAGCAGCAGCATTCTATCCAAGTCCTTTTGAAGAATCAGTCATTCTTTGTATGGACGGAGTGGGTGAATGGGCAACAACCTCTACATGGATAGGTAAAGGCAATAAAATTAAACCACTATGGGAAATAAGTTTCCCTCATTCATTGGGACTTTTATACTCAGCATTCACTTATTATTGCGGCTTTAAAGTAAATTCTGGTGAATATAAATTAATGGGTTTAGCTCCTTATGGGGAACCAATTTTCACAAAAGAAATTAAAGAAAAACTAATTGATATTAAAGACGATGGCACTTTTAAATTAGATATGAGTTATTTTAAATACCATCGAGGTTTTCGTATGACTAGTCAAAAGTTCAATAAACTTTTTGGCTCTCCTCCTAGAGACGCAGCAGAAGAATTAACTCAATTTCATATGAATCTAGCATCATCTATTCAGGCAGTGACAGAAGAGATCGTCCTGAAAATTGCTTGCTCTCTCAAAAAGGAAACAGGTATTGAAAATATTTGCCTTGCAGGGGGTGTTGCTCTAAATTGCGTTGCTAATGGTAAGCTGCTTGAGAAAAAAATATTTAATGATATATGGATTCAACCCGCTAGTGGAGACGCTGGTTCTGCTTTAGGAGCTGCACTAGTTGGCTGGTATGAGCATTTTGATAAGCCAAGAAAAGTTAATCCAAGCGATTCTATGAAAGGTACTTATCTTGGTTGTAATTTTTCTAATGAAGAGATTATTCATTACCTAAAAAAAATTAATGCTCCTTTTGAAACGTATCAAGATAACGAACTTTTTAAAAAGATAGCCTTAGAACTTGAAGGAGGTAAAGTAATTGGATGGTTCAATGGGCCTATGGAATTTGGTCCACGAGCTCTTGGAGGGAGATCTATTATTGGTGATCCAAGGAACCAAGAAATGCAAAGTGTAATGAACCTAAAAATAAAATATCGAGAGAGCTTTAGACCATTTGCACCTTCAGTACTTGAAGAAGATGTTGCTAGTCAATTTGAAATGAAAAATAAAAGTCCTTATATGTTGTTGGTTGCCCCTGTAAAAAAAGAACTTTGTATTGATATGAATGCCGAGCAAAAAAAACTATTTGGCATAGATAAACTAAATATAAAAAGATCTACCTTACCTGCAATTACTCATGTTGATTATTCTGCAAGAGTTCAAACAGTTAATAAAGAAACCAATTCTCGCTATTACAATCTAATAAATGCTTTCAAGAAACTAACTAATTGCCCATTAATAGTTAATACATCATTTAATGTAAGAGGCGAACCCATAGTTTGTACTCCTCAAGATGCATACCGCTGCTTTATGAGAACAGAGATGGATATATTAGTACTACAGAATCAAATCCTTTATAAATCTGAACAGCCCAAAGTAGAAAAAGATGAAACTTGGAAGCAGAAATTTGAATTAGATTAATTATGAAGAAAAATTTTTCAAAGAAAATATTAAGGGAATTTGGGTTCCTTGTTGGTTTTATATTTCCAATCCTAATCGGATGGTTATTACCTGTAATAGGTGGTCATTCTTTTAGAGTATGGACCTTATGGTTTAGTTTCCCCTTATTAATTGCCGCAATTATAAAACCAATTCTGCTTTACTATCCTTATAAGGCATGGATGAAAATTGGAAATATTCTGGGATGGTTCAATAGTAATATAATTCTAGGATTAGTCTTTATTATTGTTCTCATACCTATCTCAATGGTTATGAAAATGATTGGTTATGATCCTCTTAAACTTCACAAAAGTAGTCAAAAATCATATAGAGAGATTAAAGTAAACTATAAGGTATATTTAAAAAAAATATTTTAGATATGGAAGCTCTCTTAGAATTAATAAAAGACATATGGGATTTTCTAAAAACAAGAAAGAAATATTGGCTTGCCCCTTTAATTATAACTATTGTGCTTATGGGCTCAGTTTTAATATTTTCACAAGGATCTGTTGTTGCACCCTTTATCTATTCCATTTTCTAAGAATTGAAATTAAATCGTAAGTTAAAGATCTATACAAAATAGATAATCATCAAAACCAGGTCTCTTCTCTACCCCTTAAATTCAACCCTTTTACGCAATCGCCGCAAATATCGGCTCTTAAACTTTTGACTCAATCCAGAGTTAATGCCATACGAGCTATTTGTAATTCTTTAGAATATTTTTTATCTTTCGCTTCTTAAGGATCAGAAGTAAAATTAGTAATATTTTTTTTATTAAATAATGATTAATTTAATTATATATTCCCAATAAAAAAGAGTAAGGAATAAAATTTTAAAAATTTCTGAAAGACGATAATTTTTAAATAAAAATCGTTCGATAATTTTTTTAAAATAGTTTTAAGATTTAAAATTAATTTTGTTAATAATATAAAATTTATATTGATTAACTTAACCTATAGGCTAATAACTTAAAAACAATCTTTAACCATATATTTAGAGAAAACAAGTTTAAATGAGGTTTATATATTAAATAAACAAATTAGACAAGATGATCGAGGTCAATTTTGTAGATTATATGGGATTGATGAATTAAAAAAATTAGGATTTGACTTAAAAGTATCCCATGTAAACAGTTCTTTATCACTGAAAGCTGTTACTCTCAGGGGAATACATTTTCAATATCCTGTTTTTTTCAGAGTGTAAGATAATTTCATGTATCACAGGAAGCATTTGGGATTTAGCTATAAATCTTAGACCTAATTCCAATCAAAGATTTGAATGGTTTGGGGTAAAATTAACTCCTTCAAACGGAAAAAGTTTAATTGTACCGGAAGGATTTGGACATGCTTGCCTATCTTTAGAAGACAACACCAATATAATTTATGTATCATCTGAAATTTATTCTGCAGAATACTAAAAGGGAATAGCCTATGATGATCCTTTTCTTAAAATAAATTGGCCAATTAATCCATCTTTTTTATCAGATAGAGATAGATCTTGGAGAGAAATAAGTACAAGATTAGAGGAATTATCAAATGGTTTTTCTAGAAAGAAATAGTTATTATCTTGAGTTAAAAGATCTAATATTTTCTAAAA
Coding sequences within it:
- a CDS encoding MBL fold metallo-hydrolase, encoding MSELRLHTCGNATLILEKNSVPILATDPWLDIHTAYFGSWCTSHKIPKFHFELLQKVPFIWISHFHPDHLNLRSLLKLKAREKTILLSYQYCNRVAEDLRRAGMKVVILPPRQFINIEDDLDIATFPILSTVDSILLIRFKQNLVINSNDTSWDPSMNFIKKEVAKSKSSLLLKLAGYGDADMINIYDEKSRFIEPIAATKPAPGFLLTSQANKLNCTHAMHFSSFHKYIRKDSLWANKYTTPENDLTRGWNKNIGYFKQFSSILINEKGFMKLPSTYPDKNDIAVQMPQEYGDNWDEELSFMEEKVVINYLNKIEEINKNGFSIKVGKKIISSDRFNIKAYQKYNFILNAPRKSLLRAIRSNIFDDLLIGNFAKIIITNKKTLNFRNTLKIPSKYVDNVRINDAQELKQFLWAYRNSYDSKLTLLKSDLKIRARDIVLSNLIKNTKLLGKLKNFYQKI
- a CDS encoding class I SAM-dependent methyltransferase → MTPYLLEFLIDPATGEKLTLENPIYDSFGNIESGILNSISGNNYQIIRGVPRFLENLSVKTAAAFGDEWNFFNFEQFKENWLKHVVKNTFGSVNIFKDNIIIDAGCGSGAQAKWFLEYGASHVFLMDLSHSVDDVVKRNLSGVDPTRFDIIQCSIDAPPFMPMSFKGLVYCHNVIQHTPSVEKTANSLYNLLAPGGEFVFNCYSTNDHNLVTWIRFNFIYKPLRFTLRRLPFKLRLLYSRIVASLKILPLIGFLLEKSGFVIQGDVPIIKGESPIKRFKRAFRLSVLNTFDAFGGHTYQWHKSDEEIKSIIYSFEPKPTKILNTAKYFQKPRRPIGCALRIFR
- a CDS encoding carbamoyltransferase family protein, yielding MSNEFLLGLSCFYHDSAAALICNGEIISAVQEERFSRKKHDSRFPYNAIKYCLKSNNINLKDIKNIVYYEKPLLTFERLLETYLAASPRGGRSFVAAMQVWLKEKLFLKSELKKKFKDIQKEIINNEDPYIPEILFAEHHQSHAAAAFYPSPFEESVILCMDGVGEWATTSTWIGKGNKIKPLWEISFPHSLGLLYSAFTYYCGFKVNSGEYKLMGLAPYGEPIFTKEIKEKLIDIKDDGTFKLDMSYFKYHRGFRMTSQKFNKLFGSPPRDAAEELTQFHMNLASSIQAVTEEIVLKIACSLKKETGIENICLAGGVALNCVANGKLLEKKIFNDIWIQPASGDAGSALGAALVGWYEHFDKPRKVNPSDSMKGTYLGCNFSNEEIIHYLKKINAPFETYQDNELFKKIALELEGGKVIGWFNGPMEFGPRALGGRSIIGDPRNQEMQSVMNLKIKYRESFRPFAPSVLEEDVASQFEMKNKSPYMLLVAPVKKELCIDMNAEQKKLFGIDKLNIKRSTLPAITHVDYSARVQTVNKETNSRYYNLINAFKKLTNCPLIVNTSFNVRGEPIVCTPQDAYRCFMRTEMDILVLQNQILYKSEQPKVEKDETWKQKFELD
- a CDS encoding SxtJ family membrane protein, yielding MKKNFSKKILREFGFLVGFIFPILIGWLLPVIGGHSFRVWTLWFSFPLLIAAIIKPILLYYPYKAWMKIGNILGWFNSNIILGLVFIIVLIPISMVMKMIGYDPLKLHKSSQKSYREIKVNYKVYLKKIF
- a CDS encoding DUF5989 family protein; translated protein: MEALLELIKDIWDFLKTRKKYWLAPLIITIVLMGSVLIFSQGSVVAPFIYSIF
- a CDS encoding dTDP-4-dehydrorhamnose 3,5-epimerase family protein, which translates into the protein MYLEKTSLNEVYILNKQIRQDDRGQFCRLYGIDELKKLGFDLKVSHVNSSLSLKAVTLRGIHFQYPVFFRV
- a CDS encoding dTDP-4-dehydrorhamnose 3,5-epimerase family protein, whose amino-acid sequence is MISCITGSIWDLAINLRPNSNQRFEWFGVKLTPSNGKSLIVPEGFGHACLSLEDNTNIIYVSSEIYSAEY